A region from the Natronoarchaeum mannanilyticum genome encodes:
- a CDS encoding DUF5797 family protein: MTLSEEARDRLADVVELQPTKNGELQERWELDSGSEVHQFLESELSDYYYRDDNSLIRATSEANDMVDVEPGVEGEEDEVPSVVRVPELQAQIMDVLAGPDERSESVVSVLHSLRETYDVDPDTEDVRSGLQSLRRKGVVEVEYRSVPTFRLTAEREEIEVEVSD; this comes from the coding sequence ATGACGCTCTCGGAGGAGGCTCGCGACCGGCTCGCCGACGTCGTCGAGCTCCAGCCGACGAAGAACGGCGAGTTGCAGGAGCGGTGGGAGCTCGACAGCGGCAGCGAGGTCCACCAGTTCCTCGAATCGGAGCTGAGCGACTACTACTACCGCGACGACAACAGCCTGATCCGGGCGACGTCGGAGGCCAACGACATGGTCGACGTCGAGCCGGGCGTCGAGGGCGAGGAGGACGAGGTACCGAGCGTCGTCCGCGTCCCCGAGCTCCAGGCCCAGATCATGGACGTGCTCGCCGGCCCCGACGAGCGCTCCGAGAGCGTGGTGTCGGTGCTCCACTCGCTGCGGGAGACCTACGACGTCGACCCCGACACCGAAGACGTCCGCTCGGGGCTCCAGAGTCTGCGGCGCAAGGGCGTCGTCGAGGTCGAGTACCGGAGCGTCCCTACGTTCCGGCTGACCGCCGAGCGCGAGGAGATCGAGGTCGAAGTGTCGGACTGA
- the dapB gene encoding 4-hydroxy-tetrahydrodipicolinate reductase, translating to MTRVAVVGATGRTGGEVVDAGVERDDVEVAVGVASEAGERSGVPVRPVSEIADVLADRDVDVAVDFSTPEATLSVADACAEAGVALVVGTTGFDEDAEASLRAVSEDVPVLKATNFSRGINVLQRVVGDAVAALDDYDLELMESHHNGKVDAPSGTANSILETVQEERDVEPVYGREGHAPRDEDEIGVFARRAGDIRGEHELILAGNDEVLSLSHRAEDRGVFAAGALDAAVWLAGRNPDWYNFGAVIDDS from the coding sequence ATGACCCGCGTCGCGGTCGTCGGCGCCACCGGGCGCACCGGCGGCGAGGTCGTCGACGCCGGCGTCGAGCGCGACGATGTCGAGGTGGCTGTCGGGGTCGCCAGCGAGGCCGGCGAGCGATCCGGCGTCCCCGTCCGCCCGGTTTCGGAGATCGCGGACGTCCTCGCCGACCGCGACGTCGACGTCGCGGTCGACTTCTCGACGCCGGAGGCGACGCTGTCGGTCGCCGACGCCTGCGCGGAAGCCGGCGTCGCGCTCGTCGTCGGCACCACAGGGTTCGACGAGGACGCCGAGGCGTCCCTGCGCGCAGTGAGCGAGGACGTTCCCGTACTCAAGGCGACGAACTTCTCGCGGGGGATCAACGTCCTCCAGCGCGTGGTCGGGGACGCCGTCGCGGCGCTCGACGACTACGACCTCGAACTGATGGAATCGCACCACAACGGGAAGGTCGACGCGCCCTCGGGGACCGCCAACTCCATCCTGGAGACCGTTCAGGAGGAGCGCGACGTCGAACCCGTCTACGGCCGCGAGGGCCACGCCCCGCGCGACGAGGACGAGATCGGCGTGTTCGCCCGGCGCGCGGGCGACATCCGCGGCGAGCACGAGCTGATCCTGGCGGGCAACGACGAGGTTCTGAGCCTCTCGCACCGAGCGGAGGACCGCGGCGTGTTCGCCGCCGGCGCGCTGGACGCCGCGGTCTGGCTCGCGGGACGAAACCCGGACTGGTATAACTTCGGCGCGGTAATCGACGACTCATGA
- a CDS encoding tRNA (adenine-N1)-methyltransferase, translating to MTVLVVRGDREFLVEPGEDFGTDLGVLDVPEDVEPGDTITTHLDEPFEVRRLRSPDLFHHMERTGAPMMPRDIGLLVGHVGVQSGDRVLDAGTGTGVLSAYLGRMGAEVTTFERKAEFAEVARENMELAGVADRVDVNSGDVLDAIDERDDFGEFDLLTLDTQDAPDVVERAPDLLADGGFVAVYSPFVENTREVVEAARETGLSNVESQETIQREMDFDDRGSRPSTRGVGHTGYLTFARNV from the coding sequence GTGACGGTCCTGGTGGTCCGCGGGGACCGCGAGTTCCTCGTCGAACCCGGCGAGGACTTTGGCACCGACCTGGGCGTGCTGGACGTCCCCGAGGACGTCGAACCCGGCGACACGATCACGACCCACCTCGACGAGCCGTTCGAAGTCCGGCGGCTGCGCTCGCCCGACCTGTTCCACCACATGGAGCGGACGGGCGCGCCGATGATGCCCCGCGATATCGGACTGCTCGTCGGTCACGTCGGCGTCCAGTCGGGCGACCGCGTTCTGGACGCCGGCACCGGAACGGGCGTGCTCTCGGCGTACCTGGGTCGCATGGGCGCCGAGGTGACCACGTTCGAGCGGAAAGCGGAGTTCGCCGAGGTCGCCCGCGAGAACATGGAGCTGGCGGGCGTCGCGGACCGCGTCGACGTCAACAGCGGCGACGTGCTCGACGCGATCGACGAGCGCGACGACTTCGGAGAGTTCGACCTGCTCACGCTGGACACGCAGGACGCCCCCGACGTCGTCGAACGCGCGCCGGACCTGCTCGCCGACGGCGGGTTCGTCGCAGTGTACTCGCCGTTCGTCGAGAACACGCGCGAGGTCGTCGAGGCGGCCCGCGAAACCGGGCTCTCGAACGTCGAGAGCCAGGAGACGATCCAGCGCGAGATGGACTTCGACGACCGCGGATCGCGCCCCTCGACCCGCGGCGTCGGCCACACGGGCTACCTGACGTTCGCGCGGAACGTCTGA
- a CDS encoding DUF5787 family protein → MTAAPSSEFEFELLVCQWVEREWPPGGERDADRAVLVARQLGTKRRRWDTIAIEADRAALRRRANFGFQHLDGDLLHVIQNAPAGWAWYRDALPDPGYSWRYVREAIHEADDRGILDVRRDGNRIEIRRKWVYPDWVDRIVAIENKPDLDASAARALRPQLERDVALALADEAWVATTATGERVEPAILEDISVEAGVLVVDPGERSASVAWHPRSLDVDAPGTRIEDRADDADSEYVQSAGTFEYVDPERKRELRLRIAERAYERGWRSFIDSMRPDCRHFELRDAEGQLLPHCAAKGCTQTSAECSGSCSEYEPEPPAWRQRGWPIEGGPGKRLRQLLAERRRRHRPGL, encoded by the coding sequence GTGACAGCCGCGCCGTCCTCGGAGTTCGAGTTCGAGTTGCTGGTCTGCCAGTGGGTCGAACGGGAGTGGCCGCCGGGCGGCGAGCGCGACGCGGACCGGGCCGTCCTGGTCGCCCGCCAGCTCGGCACCAAGCGGCGGCGCTGGGACACGATCGCGATCGAGGCCGACCGAGCGGCGCTCCGGCGGCGCGCGAACTTCGGCTTCCAACATCTGGACGGCGACCTGCTCCACGTAATTCAGAACGCGCCGGCCGGCTGGGCGTGGTACCGCGACGCTCTGCCCGATCCGGGCTACTCCTGGCGCTACGTCCGCGAGGCGATCCACGAGGCCGACGACCGCGGGATCCTCGACGTCCGCCGGGACGGCAACCGCATCGAGATCCGCCGGAAGTGGGTCTACCCCGACTGGGTCGACCGGATCGTCGCGATCGAGAACAAGCCCGATCTGGACGCCAGTGCGGCCAGAGCGCTGCGCCCGCAACTGGAGCGGGACGTCGCGCTCGCGCTGGCCGACGAGGCGTGGGTCGCGACGACCGCGACCGGCGAGCGCGTCGAGCCTGCCATCCTCGAAGATATCTCGGTCGAGGCCGGCGTGCTCGTCGTCGACCCCGGCGAGCGCTCGGCGTCGGTCGCCTGGCACCCGCGGTCGCTCGACGTCGACGCGCCGGGCACCCGGATCGAGGATCGGGCCGACGACGCCGACTCGGAGTACGTCCAGTCCGCGGGGACGTTCGAGTACGTCGACCCCGAGCGAAAGCGTGAGCTCCGGCTCCGGATCGCCGAACGCGCCTACGAGCGGGGGTGGCGCTCCTTTATCGACTCGATGCGGCCCGACTGCCGGCACTTCGAGCTGCGCGACGCCGAGGGCCAGTTGCTGCCACACTGCGCCGCGAAAGGCTGCACGCAGACGAGCGCGGAGTGTTCGGGCTCCTGCTCCGAGTACGAACCCGAGCCGCCGGCGTGGCGCCAGCGCGGCTGGCCGATCGAGGGCGGACCGGGCAAGCGCCTGCGGCAGCTGCTGGCGGAGCGGCGTCGACGGCATCGCCCGGGGCTGTGA
- a CDS encoding 2-oxoacid:ferredoxin oxidoreductase subunit beta gives MSSDVRFTDFKSDKQPTWCPGCGDFGTMNGMMKALANTGNSPDDTFVVAGIGCSGKIGTYMHSYALHGVHGRALPVGAGVKLANPDLEVMVAGGDGDGYSIGAGHFVHAVRRNVDMTYVVMDNRIYGLTKGQASPTSREDFETSTTPEGSKQSPVNPLALALASGASFIAQSFSSDAMRHTEIVQEAIEHDGFGFVNVFSPCVTFNDVDTYDYFRDSLVDLSEEEDYDPTDREQAKETILDADKEYMGVLYKDEDSVPYSERHGIDSDMSEIPDGAPEDAMDLVREFY, from the coding sequence ATGAGTTCAGACGTTCGATTCACAGACTTCAAATCCGACAAGCAGCCGACCTGGTGTCCCGGATGCGGCGACTTCGGGACGATGAACGGCATGATGAAGGCGCTGGCTAACACCGGCAACTCCCCCGACGACACGTTCGTCGTCGCGGGAATCGGCTGTTCCGGCAAGATCGGGACGTACATGCACAGCTACGCGCTCCACGGCGTCCACGGCCGGGCGCTGCCGGTGGGCGCGGGCGTCAAGCTCGCCAACCCCGACCTCGAAGTGATGGTCGCGGGCGGCGACGGCGACGGCTACTCGATCGGCGCCGGCCACTTCGTCCACGCGGTGCGCCGGAACGTCGACATGACCTACGTCGTCATGGACAACCGCATCTACGGGCTCACCAAGGGCCAGGCCTCGCCGACCTCGCGCGAGGACTTCGAGACCTCGACGACGCCGGAGGGCTCCAAGCAGTCCCCGGTCAACCCGCTGGCGCTCGCGCTGGCGTCCGGGGCGTCCTTTATCGCCCAGTCGTTCAGTTCGGACGCGATGCGCCACACCGAGATCGTCCAGGAGGCCATCGAACACGACGGGTTCGGGTTCGTCAACGTGTTCAGCCCGTGCGTGACGTTCAACGACGTCGACACGTACGACTACTTCCGCGACTCGCTGGTCGACCTCTCGGAGGAAGAGGATTACGACCCGACCGACCGCGAGCAGGCCAAAGAGACCATCCTCGACGCCGACAAGGAGTACATGGGCGTGCTCTACAAGGACGAGGACTCGGTGCCCTACAGCGAGCGCCACGGGATCGACTCGGACATGTCCGAGATCCCCGACGGCGCGCCCGAGGACGCGATGGATCTGGTGCGGGAGTTCTACTGA
- a CDS encoding nascent polypeptide-associated complex protein — MFGGGGGGMDPRKMKQMMEQMGVDMEELDANRVVIETDDADLVFEDVDVNKIDARGQETYQVVGSPEERDAGSAAGAIESGDSEDATDESAGVPDDDVEIVAMRTGASEDAAREALEENDGDLAAAVDQLE, encoded by the coding sequence ATGTTCGGAGGAGGCGGCGGCGGAATGGATCCGCGCAAGATGAAGCAGATGATGGAACAGATGGGCGTCGACATGGAGGAACTCGACGCCAACCGCGTGGTCATCGAGACCGACGACGCCGACCTCGTGTTCGAGGACGTCGACGTCAACAAGATCGACGCGCGCGGCCAGGAGACCTACCAGGTCGTCGGCTCCCCCGAGGAGCGGGATGCCGGCAGCGCCGCGGGAGCCATCGAGAGCGGCGACAGCGAGGACGCTACCGACGAGTCGGCCGGCGTCCCGGACGACGACGTCGAGATCGTCGCGATGCGGACCGGCGCCAGCGAGGACGCCGCCCGCGAGGCGCTCGAGGAGAACGACGGCGATCTCGCCGCCGCGGTCGACCAGCTAGAGTGA
- a CDS encoding M48 family metallopeptidase gives MRHLGLKVRMAIVSTILFAFFAFAAGVATIVFNLPLAAVLVLAVAFAGFQYLVGTKMALWSVGAEEMPEDEYREIHYAVEDMSKEMGIKKPRLMVAQMGVPNAFATGRKGKGTVVVSTELIRLLDQDELEGVLAHELAHIANRDVVTMTLGQSIAAIVGIAVQWLVIATGDNEIADFVLGWIAGMLTQMFVMIFVLAISRYREYVADSDAAGVVGSGEPLARALEKIQRGAQGRESNIDDSVSALCIFGDGGGMKKLFSTHPSTEERIRRLRSY, from the coding sequence ATGAGACACCTCGGCCTGAAGGTACGGATGGCGATCGTCAGCACCATCCTGTTCGCGTTCTTCGCGTTCGCAGCGGGAGTGGCGACGATCGTGTTCAACCTGCCGCTGGCCGCAGTGCTGGTGCTCGCGGTCGCGTTCGCCGGGTTCCAGTACCTCGTCGGGACGAAGATGGCGCTGTGGAGCGTCGGCGCCGAAGAGATGCCCGAAGACGAGTACCGGGAGATCCACTACGCGGTCGAGGACATGTCGAAGGAGATGGGAATCAAGAAGCCGCGCCTGATGGTCGCCCAGATGGGCGTCCCCAACGCCTTCGCCACGGGCCGGAAGGGGAAGGGCACCGTCGTCGTCTCGACGGAGCTGATCCGACTGCTCGACCAGGACGAACTTGAGGGCGTGCTCGCCCACGAACTGGCTCACATCGCGAACCGCGACGTGGTCACGATGACGCTCGGCCAGTCGATCGCCGCCATCGTCGGCATCGCCGTCCAGTGGCTCGTGATCGCGACCGGCGACAACGAGATCGCCGACTTCGTGCTCGGCTGGATCGCCGGGATGCTGACCCAGATGTTCGTGATGATCTTCGTGCTCGCGATCTCCCGGTACCGGGAGTACGTCGCCGACAGCGACGCCGCGGGCGTCGTCGGCAGCGGCGAACCGCTCGCCCGCGCCCTCGAGAAGATCCAGCGCGGCGCCCAGGGACGGGAGAGCAACATCGACGACTCGGTCAGCGCGCTGTGTATCTTCGGCGACGGCGGCGGGATGAAGAAGCTGTTCTCGACCCACCCCTCCACCGAGGAGCGCATCCGCCGGCTCCGAAGCTACTGA
- a CDS encoding histidine kinase N-terminal 7TM domain-containing protein, producing MTSPSLGLSWLAALTVGAGFANLSLLWFVRRYRGRPGGTWFVALVGAMAAVCFSYGAGLTVFDPIALRAGLEALFWLTGGWAAFCWFAFALAYTGRGRLLRSAPVAGVVVAVGVLTVLVATNSFHHLAWSEFRVEPAYGAATADYDRGVGLVAGFALIATLIAASLVVLLETIVSYGRLFRLQTIALALTPVLPTLALVSYVFELGPAPRVNVLPLTLVPHMLLDAYALFGGDMFEFDPATRRIGERTAIDDVDTPVVIVDDSGRIITFNAAAAPLLDADDQPIVGDPLDDHLSATVDLDRNEQDVELLEDGRRRHYRVTASPFYGADERRLGYTVALQDVTDIVQRERHFAVLNRVLRHNLRNDLTVVSGHASRLESGIDDPELADAASIVVDESRQLLDLADRARELDRSVREGTEPSVVDLRSLIERQVAEVDAAVQVASGPGTETARRADVEIDVPQSLQVRTDPTLLGLVVGNLVENAVQHNDAAEPAVTVRTIGTVRDGRAIRLEIADNGPGIPRTEVAVLEDGSETSLEHGSGLGLWVVKTGVTALGGDLSFRADEHGTTVELVIPDLVDDDAGER from the coding sequence GTGACGTCCCCGTCGCTCGGACTCTCGTGGCTGGCCGCGCTCACCGTCGGCGCCGGCTTCGCGAACCTGTCGCTTCTGTGGTTCGTTCGTCGGTACCGCGGTCGGCCCGGCGGGACGTGGTTCGTCGCGCTCGTCGGGGCGATGGCGGCGGTCTGTTTCAGCTACGGCGCCGGGCTGACGGTGTTCGACCCGATCGCGCTCCGCGCCGGGCTGGAGGCGCTGTTCTGGCTGACGGGCGGCTGGGCGGCGTTTTGCTGGTTCGCGTTCGCGCTCGCGTACACCGGTCGCGGGCGTCTGCTCCGGTCGGCGCCGGTGGCCGGCGTCGTCGTCGCGGTCGGCGTCCTGACGGTGCTGGTGGCGACGAACTCGTTCCACCACCTCGCGTGGAGCGAGTTCCGGGTCGAACCGGCCTACGGCGCCGCGACCGCGGACTACGACCGAGGTGTCGGCCTCGTCGCCGGCTTCGCACTGATCGCGACGCTCATCGCCGCCTCGCTCGTCGTCCTCCTGGAGACGATCGTCAGCTACGGGCGCCTGTTCCGACTCCAGACGATCGCGCTCGCGCTCACGCCGGTGCTCCCCACGCTCGCGCTCGTGTCGTACGTCTTCGAACTCGGTCCGGCACCGCGCGTGAACGTGTTGCCCCTGACGCTCGTGCCCCACATGCTGCTCGACGCCTACGCGCTGTTCGGCGGCGACATGTTCGAGTTCGATCCTGCGACCCGACGCATCGGCGAGCGCACCGCGATCGACGACGTCGACACGCCGGTCGTCATCGTCGACGACAGCGGGCGGATCATCACGTTCAACGCGGCCGCCGCCCCGCTGCTGGACGCCGACGACCAGCCTATCGTCGGCGACCCGCTCGACGACCACCTCTCGGCGACAGTCGATCTCGACCGGAACGAACAGGACGTCGAACTGCTCGAAGACGGACGGCGCCGCCACTACCGCGTCACCGCGTCGCCGTTCTACGGCGCCGACGAGCGTCGGTTGGGCTACACGGTCGCGCTGCAGGACGTCACCGACATCGTCCAGCGCGAGCGCCACTTCGCGGTGCTCAACCGCGTGCTGCGACACAATCTCCGGAACGACCTGACGGTCGTGTCCGGCCACGCCTCGCGGCTCGAATCGGGGATCGACGACCCGGAACTCGCCGACGCGGCGTCGATCGTCGTCGACGAGAGCCGACAACTGCTCGACCTCGCGGACCGGGCGCGCGAACTCGACCGCTCCGTCCGCGAGGGGACCGAGCCCTCGGTCGTCGATCTCCGATCGCTGATCGAGCGGCAGGTCGCCGAGGTCGACGCCGCGGTGCAGGTCGCTTCCGGCCCCGGCACGGAGACGGCTCGTCGGGCCGACGTCGAGATCGACGTTCCGCAGTCACTCCAAGTGCGCACCGACCCGACGCTGCTCGGCCTCGTCGTCGGCAATCTGGTCGAAAACGCCGTCCAGCACAACGACGCCGCCGAGCCTGCCGTCACCGTGCGAACGATCGGAACGGTCAGAGACGGACGAGCGATCCGACTGGAGATTGCCGACAACGGCCCCGGCATCCCACGGACCGAAGTCGCGGTGCTCGAAGACGGCTCCGAGACGTCGCTGGAACACGGCAGCGGGCTGGGGCTGTGGGTCGTCAAGACGGGCGTGACCGCGCTCGGCGGCGACCTCTCCTTCCGCGCGGACGAGCACGGGACGACGGTCGAACTCGTGATACCCGACCTAGTCGACGACGACGCGGGCGAGCGCTAA
- a CDS encoding 2,3,4,5-tetrahydropyridine-2,6-dicarboxylate N-succinyltransferase produces the protein MSLESDIDDLWQRKQSGLTAADATDEQLGVLDEFLAALEAGDVRAAEKSSGEWEANEWVKQGILLNFGLRETVAREYGGVDYHDVLPLRETADLNERGTRNTPDGTAIRRGAYLGEDCIMMSPSFVNIGAHVGDGALIDSCDTVGSCAQIGENVKLGANTLIGGVLEPVEDAPVIVEDGVSLGAGCRVTSGFVVGENSVVGENTLLTPRIPVYDLVEEEVIYGELPSERRAFQRFVESSVSDHDMIEGGAFKPAVVATHIEDETLEATEREDALRE, from the coding sequence ATGAGCCTCGAATCCGACATCGACGACCTGTGGCAGCGCAAGCAGAGCGGGCTGACGGCCGCCGACGCGACCGACGAGCAACTCGGCGTGCTCGACGAGTTCCTCGCGGCGCTCGAAGCCGGCGACGTGCGGGCCGCCGAGAAGAGTAGTGGAGAATGGGAGGCAAACGAGTGGGTCAAGCAGGGCATCCTGCTCAACTTCGGCCTGCGCGAGACGGTCGCCCGCGAGTACGGCGGCGTCGACTACCACGACGTCCTGCCGCTGCGCGAGACCGCCGACCTGAACGAGCGCGGCACGCGCAACACGCCCGACGGGACCGCGATCAGACGCGGCGCCTACCTCGGCGAGGACTGTATCATGATGTCCCCATCGTTCGTCAACATCGGCGCCCACGTCGGCGACGGCGCGCTGATCGATTCGTGCGACACGGTCGGCTCGTGCGCCCAGATCGGCGAGAACGTCAAGCTCGGCGCCAACACGCTGATCGGCGGCGTGCTCGAACCGGTCGAGGACGCCCCCGTGATCGTCGAGGACGGCGTCTCGCTGGGTGCGGGCTGCCGCGTCACGAGCGGCTTCGTCGTCGGCGAGAACAGCGTCGTCGGCGAGAACACGCTCCTGACGCCCCGGATCCCCGTCTACGACCTCGTCGAGGAGGAGGTCATATACGGCGAACTGCCGTCCGAGCGCCGGGCGTTCCAGCGCTTCGTCGAGTCCTCGGTCAGCGACCACGATATGATCGAGGGCGGCGCGTTCAAGCCCGCCGTGGTCGCGACCCACATCGAGGACGAGACGCTGGAGGCCACCGAGCGCGAGGACGCGCTCCGGGAGTGA
- the dapA gene encoding 4-hydroxy-tetrahydrodipicolinate synthase produces MTQNLFSGVYPAMATPFEDDESIDHEQLRADARRLEAAGVDGLVPVGSTGESATLTHDEHVEVVETVVDAVEDVPVIAGTGSNNTREALELSERAADAGADALLLISPYYNKPEQRGLIEHYRTIADAVDLPQIVYNVPSRTGRNIEPDTAVELARHENIAGFKAASGDLNQISEIVERTRDRDFAVLSGDDGLTLPMLSVGATGGISVVANVEPERACAMVGAGLSGDFERARAIHHELAPLTRALFTETNPIPVKEAMHIRGHCRPTLRSPLSRLAEEYRVELANLLDELEENRGASPAEVEG; encoded by the coding sequence ATGACACAGAACCTGTTCAGCGGCGTGTACCCGGCGATGGCCACGCCCTTCGAGGACGACGAGAGCATCGATCACGAGCAACTGCGAGCCGACGCCCGGCGACTGGAGGCCGCGGGCGTCGACGGGCTGGTCCCCGTCGGCTCCACGGGCGAGAGCGCGACGCTGACCCACGACGAGCACGTCGAGGTCGTCGAGACGGTCGTCGACGCCGTCGAGGACGTCCCCGTGATCGCGGGCACCGGCTCGAACAACACCCGCGAGGCGCTGGAGCTGTCCGAGCGCGCCGCGGACGCCGGCGCCGACGCCCTGCTGTTGATTTCACCCTACTACAACAAGCCCGAGCAGCGCGGGCTGATCGAGCACTACCGCACGATCGCGGACGCCGTCGACCTGCCCCAGATCGTCTACAACGTCCCCTCGCGGACGGGGCGGAACATCGAACCGGACACCGCGGTCGAGCTCGCGCGCCACGAGAACATCGCGGGGTTCAAGGCCGCCAGCGGCGACCTGAACCAGATCTCCGAGATCGTCGAGCGCACGCGCGATCGGGACTTCGCCGTGCTCTCGGGCGACGACGGGCTGACGCTGCCGATGCTGTCGGTCGGCGCGACCGGCGGCATCAGCGTCGTCGCAAACGTCGAGCCAGAACGCGCCTGCGCGATGGTCGGCGCCGGGCTGTCGGGCGACTTCGAGCGCGCCCGCGCGATCCACCACGAACTCGCCCCGCTGACGCGGGCCCTCTTTACCGAGACCAACCCGATCCCCGTCAAGGAGGCGATGCACATCCGCGGGCACTGCCGGCCGACGCTGCGCTCGCCGCTCTCGCGGCTCGCCGAGGAGTACCGCGTCGAGCTCGCGAACCTGCTCGACGAGCTCGAGGAGAACCGCGGGGCCAGCCCCGCGGAGGTGGAGGGATGA
- a CDS encoding DUF5789 family protein → MSRTTRLSRVEEVLAELDYPVVRADAADELSDVTLELADGEVNLGEIVSETSSDSFESAEELESDLNNALPREAVGEPYQSEGEG, encoded by the coding sequence ATGAGTCGAACTACCAGACTCAGCCGCGTCGAGGAGGTACTGGCCGAACTGGATTACCCCGTGGTACGCGCGGACGCCGCCGACGAGCTGTCGGACGTCACGCTCGAACTCGCCGACGGCGAGGTGAACCTCGGAGAAATCGTCTCGGAGACGTCCAGCGACTCGTTCGAGTCGGCCGAGGAACTGGAGAGCGACCTCAACAACGCACTTCCGCGGGAAGCCGTCGGCGAGCCGTACCAGTCGGAGGGGGAAGGATAG
- a CDS encoding PUA domain-containing protein, producing MTDDSGAGGLGDDGDDLRRVADYQFGGGAGALLFPEDDEYEVKRSSSGRPSQVLADEQSSSSPRSASPREDADGGRLVTLGVDGRFTLGLEGGRRLADLAHPKNRVVVGDDSEPFVREGKNAFAKFVTEVDPEIRPDDEVLVVHEEGRLLAVGRAELSADAMLDFDAGMAVKVRDGAGDK from the coding sequence ATGACCGACGATTCGGGCGCCGGCGGCCTCGGCGACGACGGCGACGACCTTCGGCGCGTCGCGGACTACCAGTTCGGCGGCGGCGCCGGAGCGCTCCTCTTTCCCGAGGACGACGAGTACGAGGTCAAGCGCAGCAGTTCGGGGCGTCCGAGCCAGGTGCTCGCCGATGAGCAAAGCTCATCGAGCCCTCGCTCGGCGTCGCCTCGCGAGGACGCGGACGGCGGGCGGCTCGTCACGCTCGGCGTCGACGGCCGGTTCACGCTCGGCCTCGAGGGCGGGCGCAGGCTCGCCGACCTCGCCCATCCGAAAAACCGCGTCGTGGTGGGCGACGACAGCGAGCCGTTCGTCCGCGAGGGCAAGAACGCGTTCGCGAAGTTCGTCACCGAGGTCGATCCCGAGATCCGCCCGGACGACGAGGTGCTCGTGGTCCACGAGGAGGGCCGCCTGCTCGCCGTCGGGCGCGCAGAACTGTCCGCGGACGCGATGCTCGACTTCGACGCCGGGATGGCCGTGAAGGTTCGGGACGGTGCGGGCGACAAGTGA
- a CDS encoding transcription factor S: protein MEFCDECGSMMKADDELWICDSCGNKQPKNPDANYVITDDQEASEIIETGKGESGLPKTDARCPECENDRAYWYMQQIRAADESETRFFVCTECEHKWREDDH, encoded by the coding sequence ATGGAGTTTTGCGACGAGTGCGGTTCGATGATGAAAGCCGACGACGAGCTCTGGATCTGCGACAGCTGCGGCAACAAGCAGCCGAAGAATCCGGACGCCAACTACGTCATCACCGACGATCAGGAGGCCAGCGAGATCATCGAGACGGGTAAAGGCGAAAGCGGCCTGCCGAAAACTGACGCGCGCTGTCCCGAGTGCGAGAACGATCGCGCGTACTGGTACATGCAGCAGATCCGCGCCGCGGACGAGTCCGAGACTCGCTTCTTCGTCTGCACCGAGTGCGAGCACAAGTGGCGCGAAGACGACCACTAA
- a CDS encoding NYN domain-containing protein has product MTDIHSGQRVAVLVDAQNLYHSAQSLYSNNIDYSSLLEKSVQGRELTRAIAYVIRADSPEEESFFEALTDIGFETKIKDIKTFSDGSKKADWDVGMSLDAVTLANHVDTVVLCTGDGDFSRLCSHLRHEGVRVEVMSFESSTADELKEAADSFLDLSERTETFLL; this is encoded by the coding sequence ATGACCGACATTCACTCCGGGCAGCGCGTCGCCGTGCTGGTCGACGCCCAGAACCTGTACCACAGCGCTCAGAGCCTCTACTCGAACAACATCGACTACTCCTCGCTCTTAGAGAAGAGCGTCCAGGGCCGGGAACTCACGCGAGCGATCGCGTACGTGATCCGCGCGGACTCCCCCGAGGAGGAGAGCTTCTTCGAGGCGCTGACCGACATCGGCTTCGAGACGAAGATCAAGGACATCAAGACGTTCAGCGACGGCTCGAAGAAGGCCGACTGGGACGTCGGGATGAGCCTGGACGCCGTCACGCTGGCCAACCACGTCGATACCGTGGTGCTGTGTACCGGCGACGGTGACTTCTCGCGGCTCTGCTCGCACCTGCGCCACGAGGGCGTCCGCGTCGAGGTGATGAGCTTCGAGTCCTCGACCGCCGACGAGCTCAAGGAGGCCGCCGACTCGTTCCTCGACCTGAGCGAGCGGACCGAGACGTTCCTGCTGTAG